In one Pseudomonas sp. SG20056 genomic region, the following are encoded:
- a CDS encoding GGDEF domain-containing protein: MFFRPRTKPGSDSNAAVDDLQDVGQRSLIRMIFASTGLTLGVFCALQFMAGNYLFASFELVATATLLWGAWRIVRVRNLLPWIYLYLLPTFSFLLYIIVIPNASKTAFVWVYSIPVLSYLLLGLKRGSLLSLPFVIGACLLYLYTYPVQRDAESLIDLGNAVFCGVMILVFVYLYEARRATAYQQLQHMARTDALTGVASRGSFQQSLEQSIREAQRSQAKLVLVVLDIDYFKAVNDQYGHDAGDQALRHICNSLSQRLRATDTLGRLGGEEFGLLLRNTDGQGAESLVEGLRVQLCSQPMRYGDQDIALSATFGLAEWPVDGSTAEQLYRCADQRLYRGKELGRNRLVGRHSAEAESGCE, translated from the coding sequence ATGTTTTTTCGACCGCGAACCAAACCGGGCAGTGACAGCAACGCCGCCGTCGACGACTTGCAGGATGTCGGCCAGCGTTCGTTGATCCGCATGATCTTTGCCAGTACCGGGCTGACCCTCGGGGTGTTCTGCGCGCTGCAATTTATGGCCGGCAACTACCTGTTTGCCAGTTTCGAGCTGGTTGCCACCGCAACGTTGCTGTGGGGCGCCTGGCGGATTGTCCGGGTGCGCAACCTATTGCCCTGGATCTACCTCTACCTGCTGCCGACCTTCAGCTTTCTGCTGTACATCATCGTTATCCCCAACGCCTCGAAAACCGCCTTTGTTTGGGTCTACAGCATTCCCGTGCTGTCCTACCTGCTGCTCGGACTCAAGCGCGGCAGCTTGCTGTCACTGCCTTTTGTGATCGGCGCTTGCCTGTTGTACCTGTACACCTACCCGGTTCAGCGCGATGCCGAAAGCCTGATCGACCTGGGTAACGCGGTGTTTTGCGGTGTGATGATTCTGGTCTTCGTCTACCTCTATGAAGCCCGCCGCGCCACCGCCTATCAGCAGCTGCAACATATGGCCCGTACCGATGCGCTGACCGGTGTGGCCAGCCGCGGCAGCTTCCAGCAAAGCCTGGAGCAAAGCATCCGCGAGGCGCAGCGCAGCCAGGCCAAACTGGTGCTGGTGGTACTGGATATCGACTATTTCAAGGCGGTGAATGACCAGTACGGCCACGATGCTGGCGACCAAGCCCTGCGCCATATCTGCAACAGCCTCAGCCAGCGCCTGCGCGCCACCGACACCTTGGGGCGCCTGGGTGGTGAAGAGTTCGGTCTGCTGCTGCGCAATACCGATGGTCAGGGCGCCGAGTCGCTGGTGGAAGGTCTGCGCGTGCAGCTGTGCAGCCAGCCGATGCGTTATGGCGATCAGGACATTGCGCTGTCTGCAACTTTCGGCCTGGCCGAATGGCCCGTCGATGGCAGCACCGCCGAGCAGCTTTATCGCTGCGCTGATCAGCGCCTGTATCGCGGTAAGGAGCTGGGCCGCAATCGCCTGGTCGGTCGGCACAGTGCCGAGGCTGAGTCCGGCTGCGAGTAA
- a CDS encoding DNA-binding protein yields MTIEETLLNRYGGSPLLSLQQLAEVLHRSKDGLRVSLSGDSELSAELRRCKVKIGRRVYFKTSAVARVIEEA; encoded by the coding sequence ATGACAATCGAAGAAACCCTCCTGAACCGCTACGGCGGCTCTCCACTACTCTCCCTCCAACAGTTAGCAGAGGTTCTACATCGCAGCAAAGATGGCCTAAGGGTATCCCTAAGCGGAGACAGCGAGTTGTCTGCCGAGCTACGTCGGTGCAAAGTCAAAATCGGCCGCAGGGTCTACTTCAAAACATCTGCAGTAGCTCGTGTCATTGAAGAAGCCTGA
- a CDS encoding EAL domain-containing protein, with product MTALSAFFKQVIKLWHSPDLTLIGQRRERRMRMLASLVLLLVGSFWGLFFSLRGEWGIVLMDLLMILCGLGVFTLTLRNRVRLANLLLFGVIILVIVGTSLLMDPHTAAAPRATHLYLLPIAVAALMAFRDERMWLRYGVALFCLGLFIVLASSSWSPTSAYHLPDEVRVSGSWVQSVAAMLMLFALLHILQSDAAERSMLDRDLHAALSEQQFVLHYQPQLHSSGKVTGAEVLIRWQHPQRGLVPPVEFIDHAEKTGLIIPIGQWVLEQAFTQLRAWKDDPLYRDISLAVNISQKQFRQANFVTDMLGLIETYGIDTRRLELELTETLIVHDIDDLMRKMAVLVERGVRFSLDDFGTGFSSLSHLKRLPLNTLKIDRSFVSDLLTDSNSQAIVRTVIALAQSMGMTVIAEGVETEAQQQFLLSNGCMQFQGYLFSKPLPLGAFTVFVETQNG from the coding sequence ATGACCGCCCTTTCTGCCTTTTTCAAGCAGGTTATCAAGCTCTGGCACTCACCCGATTTGACCCTGATCGGTCAGCGCCGCGAGCGCCGCATGCGCATGCTCGCCAGCCTGGTACTGCTGCTGGTCGGTAGCTTCTGGGGGCTGTTCTTCAGCCTGCGTGGCGAGTGGGGCATCGTCCTGATGGACTTGTTGATGATCCTTTGTGGCCTCGGTGTATTTACCCTGACCCTGCGCAACCGCGTGCGCCTGGCCAATCTGTTGCTGTTCGGCGTAATCATCCTGGTGATCGTCGGCACCAGCTTGTTGATGGACCCACATACCGCCGCCGCACCGCGCGCGACCCACCTGTATCTGCTGCCAATTGCCGTGGCGGCGTTGATGGCCTTTCGCGATGAACGGATGTGGCTGCGCTACGGCGTTGCACTGTTCTGCCTGGGCCTGTTCATTGTGCTGGCCTCTTCATCCTGGAGCCCGACCAGCGCCTATCACCTGCCGGATGAAGTACGGGTGAGCGGCTCCTGGGTGCAGAGCGTGGCGGCCATGCTGATGTTGTTTGCCCTGCTGCACATCTTGCAAAGCGATGCGGCCGAGCGCTCGATGCTCGACCGTGACCTACACGCCGCACTGAGTGAGCAGCAGTTTGTGCTGCACTACCAACCGCAACTGCACAGTAGCGGCAAAGTCACCGGTGCCGAAGTGCTGATCCGCTGGCAGCACCCGCAACGCGGACTGGTGCCGCCAGTCGAGTTCATTGACCATGCCGAGAAAACCGGGCTGATCATCCCGATTGGCCAATGGGTGCTGGAACAGGCCTTTACCCAGTTGCGCGCCTGGAAGGACGACCCGCTGTATCGAGACATCAGCCTGGCGGTCAACATCAGTCAGAAGCAATTTCGCCAGGCCAATTTTGTCACTGACATGCTCGGACTGATCGAAACCTACGGCATCGACACACGTCGGCTCGAACTGGAGTTGACCGAAACTCTTATCGTCCACGACATCGACGACCTGATGCGCAAAATGGCCGTACTGGTCGAGCGCGGCGTGCGCTTCTCCCTGGATGACTTCGGCACCGGCTTCTCCTCCCTCAGCCACCTCAAGCGCCTGCCCCTCAACACCCTGAAAATCGACCGCTCATTTGTCAGCGACCTGCTTACCGACAGCAACAGCCAAGCCATCGTGCGCACTGTCATCGCCCTGGCGCAAAGCATGGGCATGACGGTGATCGCCGAAGGCGTGGAAACCGAAGCGCAGCAGCAGTTTTTGCTGAGTAACGGCTGCATGCAGTTTCAGGGCTATCTATTCAGCAAGCCGCTGCCATTGGGAGCGTTTACTGTGTTTGTGGAAACGCAGAATGGTTAA
- a CDS encoding helix-turn-helix domain-containing protein, which yields MSIKAMNWAWEQPLPPVPKLILMALADNADDHGYCWPKMKTIAAKCSTSERTIQRTIKTLLTAGMLKKDARFDANGRQVSNGYTLVLSYPDKLSPPAEDRAREGDTHVTPGVTQLCRGEGDKAMSPLEPPYEPSYESSVQRTAQLTQLNAAEKQKVSQLIRSIPADQQEAITAQLLNALTKGAIRSSPSRWLKAVIHRTGRVRHPQNASQRSEADYVERLIQGGISTEDAQHIAQQTFSRRIVSRAGHRKCPLSTQQADNSVWLKGFAKID from the coding sequence ATGAGCATAAAGGCCATGAACTGGGCATGGGAGCAGCCGCTTCCGCCCGTTCCGAAGCTAATTCTCATGGCGCTCGCTGATAACGCAGACGATCACGGCTACTGCTGGCCGAAGATGAAGACGATAGCAGCCAAGTGCAGCACTTCGGAACGCACCATTCAGCGCACCATCAAGACCCTGCTAACCGCAGGGATGCTGAAGAAAGACGCTCGATTCGATGCCAACGGCCGGCAGGTTTCTAATGGCTACACCCTCGTACTAAGCTACCCCGACAAATTGTCACCCCCAGCTGAAGACAGAGCTAGGGAGGGTGACACCCATGTCACCCCGGGGGTGACACAGCTATGTCGGGGGGAGGGTGACAAAGCTATGTCACCCCTAGAACCACCATATGAACCTTCATATGAATCATCAGTACAGCGCACGGCACAATTGACGCAACTGAACGCAGCGGAGAAGCAAAAGGTCTCCCAACTGATCCGTTCGATTCCCGCTGATCAACAGGAAGCAATTACTGCTCAACTGCTGAATGCTCTGACCAAGGGAGCCATCAGGTCCTCCCCGTCACGCTGGTTGAAGGCAGTTATTCACCGAACAGGTCGCGTCAGACATCCTCAGAATGCGTCACAGCGCTCGGAAGCAGACTATGTAGAGCGCCTGATTCAAGGCGGAATATCAACTGAGGATGCCCAGCACATTGCCCAACAGACCTTTAGTCGACGTATAGTCAGCAGAGCAGGACATCGCAAGTGCCCCCTAAGCACTCAACAAGCCGACAATAGCGTTTGGCTAAAGGGATTTGCCAAAATTGACTAG
- a CDS encoding S8/S53 family peptidase encodes MSRLKNLKKLLTVLRVALSLVAACTFSTVSSAALEESISQPPDDYVLVRRVIDARYFTPESVVSRPDAAGTQGSEETWPDIKLRPSLNLKEALQSNIAREITISEQDALSKVVLREYGFGQKNSLQAYAAIEEKIVELNDLGAPENLKAGAVIKIPALPRMALSEPNLLNKYNKIPKGSMYPSLSKVTSFDAFNPVTQAFTEKPVVSGDGRDGSPLVIEHLWLPKDYKDHLGGIELDQSYEEVQAQVISVNMESESLAEDYQSIPFLSAEERMIIKSKLSGQPKLKPVLIVLDDGWPNDEAFYDSRKFVSEALEMIKKRFNYPVALQHPSSQSRVFTDYPKEAFHARSIHKSLATLVELEPSRVWDDQRVRVVYIPLSTAQVYSKAMLEELVVLRLIDDFMLGARGDPVPDKEVKAKRKIARDIVKRLKQDIGVKDLSTDKAIIESALVFADLYAVASGNPYVVNFSWTTRKREHKFTHFDFNQGILVSAAGNSSLNNCKSCRPNLAYSKECECADNAAAEERWFAVRSVSNQDVVAVMNTARDGSLQCRSSIVGSRSVDPLAISFNGYVSDSICGTSFAAPRVAWLFAAKLAYIPPQEFSIYDAPDKGHKLREIVKKSRQGGASGDQYGLDIKKLFEN; translated from the coding sequence ATGAGCCGCCTCAAAAACTTAAAAAAATTATTAACTGTACTTAGAGTAGCACTTTCATTAGTCGCAGCTTGCACTTTTTCGACGGTATCATCTGCTGCGCTCGAGGAGTCGATAAGTCAGCCGCCGGATGATTATGTTCTTGTTAGACGTGTGATTGACGCAAGGTATTTCACGCCAGAGAGCGTCGTGTCTAGACCAGATGCTGCTGGTACTCAAGGCAGTGAAGAAACTTGGCCAGACATAAAGCTTCGCCCGTCCCTTAACCTTAAAGAAGCCCTCCAGTCTAATATCGCTCGAGAAATTACTATTTCGGAGCAAGATGCGCTATCGAAAGTGGTGCTGAGGGAATATGGGTTTGGACAAAAAAACTCTCTACAAGCATATGCGGCAATTGAAGAGAAAATAGTTGAATTAAATGATTTGGGCGCTCCAGAAAATTTAAAGGCTGGTGCTGTGATTAAGATACCCGCCCTTCCGCGGATGGCGCTTTCGGAGCCTAATTTACTTAATAAGTATAATAAAATCCCCAAAGGTAGCATGTACCCTAGTTTAAGTAAGGTCACCTCCTTTGATGCCTTTAACCCTGTGACTCAGGCTTTTACAGAAAAGCCAGTGGTCTCTGGGGATGGGCGTGATGGATCTCCACTTGTCATAGAACACTTATGGCTGCCGAAAGATTATAAGGATCATCTCGGTGGCATTGAGTTAGATCAGTCATACGAAGAGGTTCAGGCACAAGTTATTTCAGTTAATATGGAGTCTGAGAGTCTTGCTGAGGATTATCAGTCTATCCCGTTTCTTTCTGCTGAAGAAAGAATGATAATTAAATCCAAGCTCTCAGGGCAGCCAAAATTAAAGCCGGTGTTGATTGTGCTTGATGACGGTTGGCCGAATGACGAAGCATTTTATGATTCTAGAAAATTTGTTTCTGAAGCGTTAGAGATGATTAAGAAAAGATTTAATTATCCCGTGGCGCTGCAACATCCTTCGAGTCAGTCTAGGGTTTTTACAGATTATCCAAAAGAGGCTTTTCACGCCCGTTCAATACACAAGTCGCTGGCTACTCTTGTAGAGCTAGAGCCAAGTAGGGTGTGGGATGATCAAAGAGTAAGAGTGGTTTATATACCTCTTTCTACAGCTCAGGTGTACTCGAAGGCGATGCTTGAAGAGTTGGTAGTTCTTAGGCTTATTGATGATTTTATGCTCGGCGCTAGAGGCGACCCCGTTCCTGATAAAGAGGTGAAAGCCAAAAGGAAAATTGCAAGAGATATTGTAAAAAGACTAAAGCAAGATATTGGTGTAAAAGATCTCAGTACTGATAAAGCAATCATTGAATCGGCTCTAGTATTCGCTGATCTCTATGCTGTAGCCAGTGGGAATCCATATGTGGTCAATTTCTCATGGACGACACGTAAGAGGGAGCACAAGTTTACGCACTTTGATTTTAATCAAGGGATACTTGTGTCTGCTGCTGGAAACTCTTCGCTAAACAACTGCAAAAGTTGCCGTCCGAATCTCGCTTACAGTAAGGAATGTGAGTGCGCCGACAATGCTGCAGCCGAAGAAAGGTGGTTTGCTGTGAGATCCGTAAGCAACCAAGATGTGGTTGCAGTCATGAATACCGCTCGCGATGGCAGTCTCCAATGTCGCTCTAGTATCGTGGGGTCAAGGAGTGTGGACCCGCTAGCTATTTCGTTCAATGGTTATGTTAGTGACAGCATATGTGGCACAAGCTTCGCAGCACCTCGGGTAGCTTGGCTTTTTGCAGCAAAGTTAGCATATATACCTCCTCAGGAATTTTCTATTTATGATGCACCAGATAAAGGGCATAAATTACGAGAAATAGTAAAAAAATCACGGCAGGGTGGGGCTAGTGGTGATCAGTATGGTCTCGATATCAAAAAGCTTTTTGAAAACTGA
- a CDS encoding EAL domain-containing protein: MPRVAATLLLCLACWTVPALSLELTPAEQLWLAENPQLSLGVDRDWPPYEFIDNDEQYQGLAADYVRLIEQRLPITLRPAPAQNWSEVLADARTGKLHLLPSLMATPERQQYLTFTRPYLDFPIVILSQEQGPQPRRLRELQGLRVAVVDSYATHELLREKHPELRLWARPSVAAALQALASGQADVMVGDLASSVWHIRQLKLDGIVISGQTPYRYQLAMAVPKDQAILAGILDKLLAELTPSEIADIQQRWVGDPLDERPFWRSLLLFGLPGLLAALLIIFSILRINHRLRSEMHNRALLEGELRNSEQHYRGLVESLNAVAWQMDPSDFRYTYVAPQAEKLLGYPVKDWLQPGFIERILHPDDARRTLDYCRSETQAGRDHSLDYRMLAADGREVWVRDIITLSPQDDSQMLRGLLIDITETKHTEQALALSEQKFASVFHSCPDIIALLNLHDGRLLAVNNTFEQQFGISAAEAIGHTSSELNLWMEQGIGPRILEMLRKGNAHNIEGTFRRRDGNQFTALISAQKVTLDDSSTLVVAVRDISELKDTQQRLKLSEDKFAKAFHASPDGLLITRLSDGQLLDVNEGFSRITGYSVNEATDSSTLQLGIWADPEDRTRMFEHVQQHGSVRDFRALIRTRNGSLRTCEMSVQPIPIEGDTCMLTIARDITEREQMQENLKQAATVFESTAEGVMITDLQQRITAVNRAFTTITGYSEAEALGQSPRLLASGNHDSAFYAAMWHNLSASGHWQGEIWNKRKSGELYPEWLTISAVRDSDQQITHFVGVFADISSLKHAQASLDHQAHHDPLTGLPNRMLFEARLRAALEDAHIDKRMGAVLFIDLDRFKHINDSLGHPVGDELLKSIAERLKAHLRDIDTVARLGGDEFIILLPGLQHNDDAELVAHKLLDCFSLPFRFDEQELFISASIGISRYPDDGDDVATLVKNADAAMYRSKARGRNRVELYTRDLTFQATERMALERELRRAIELEQLQLYYQPKRSLSNNRLIGAEALVRWHHPLFGEIPPDRFIPLAEETGLIIALGDWVLRQACWQMQQWQQQHAPFGPLSVNLTGVQLRQPHLLVRISSLLEDHNLAPELLQLEITESFIMNQAEEALNLLHQLKGLGIQLAIDDFGTGYSSLSYLKRLPVDTLKIDQSFVRGLPNDSNDVAIVRAIIALGRSMQLTVIAEGVETKAQELFLATEGCEQIQGFVISRAIHADAFAQNFLTPRHSVGAAEKAPV, from the coding sequence ATGCCGCGTGTTGCAGCCACCCTCCTGTTGTGTCTGGCGTGCTGGACCGTGCCCGCCCTCAGCCTTGAGCTGACGCCCGCCGAGCAACTATGGCTGGCCGAGAATCCGCAACTGAGCCTCGGCGTTGACCGCGACTGGCCACCTTACGAGTTTATCGACAACGACGAGCAGTATCAGGGCCTCGCCGCCGACTATGTGCGACTGATCGAGCAACGCCTGCCGATCACTCTGCGCCCGGCCCCGGCACAGAACTGGAGCGAAGTGCTGGCCGACGCCAGAACCGGCAAGCTGCATCTGCTGCCCAGCCTGATGGCCACCCCGGAACGCCAGCAGTACCTGACCTTCACCCGCCCCTATCTCGATTTCCCGATTGTCATCCTGAGCCAGGAACAAGGTCCGCAACCGCGCAGATTGCGTGAGCTGCAAGGGCTACGCGTGGCCGTCGTCGACAGCTACGCAACCCACGAACTGCTGCGCGAAAAGCATCCCGAGCTGCGCCTCTGGGCACGCCCAAGTGTAGCCGCCGCCCTGCAAGCCCTGGCCTCCGGGCAAGCCGACGTGATGGTCGGTGACCTTGCTTCCAGCGTCTGGCACATACGCCAGCTCAAGCTCGACGGCATTGTCATCAGCGGCCAAACGCCGTATCGCTACCAACTGGCCATGGCCGTGCCCAAGGATCAAGCGATCCTGGCAGGCATTCTCGACAAGCTGCTAGCCGAACTCACCCCCAGCGAAATAGCCGACATCCAGCAACGCTGGGTGGGCGACCCGCTTGACGAGCGCCCGTTCTGGCGCAGCCTGCTGTTGTTTGGCCTGCCTGGTCTGCTGGCAGCCCTGCTGATCATCTTCAGCATCCTGCGCATCAACCATCGCCTGCGCAGTGAAATGCACAACCGCGCCCTACTGGAAGGCGAGCTGCGTAATAGCGAGCAGCACTACCGTGGCCTGGTGGAAAGCCTCAACGCCGTTGCATGGCAGATGGACCCCAGCGACTTTCGCTACACCTACGTCGCGCCCCAGGCAGAGAAGCTGCTTGGCTATCCGGTTAAAGACTGGCTACAACCCGGTTTTATCGAGCGCATCCTGCACCCCGACGACGCACGCCGCACCCTCGACTATTGCCGCAGTGAAACCCAAGCCGGGCGCGACCACAGCCTGGATTACCGTATGCTCGCCGCCGACGGCCGCGAAGTCTGGGTACGCGACATCATCACGCTGTCGCCGCAGGATGACAGCCAGATGCTGCGCGGCCTGCTGATCGACATCACCGAAACCAAGCACACCGAGCAGGCGCTGGCCCTGTCAGAACAGAAATTCGCCTCGGTATTCCACAGCTGCCCAGACATCATCGCCCTGCTCAACCTGCACGACGGCCGCCTGCTGGCGGTCAACAACACCTTCGAGCAACAGTTCGGCATCAGCGCCGCCGAAGCCATCGGCCATACCAGCTCGGAGCTGAACCTGTGGATGGAACAAGGCATCGGCCCACGCATCCTGGAAATGCTGCGCAAAGGCAACGCACACAACATCGAAGGCACGTTCCGCCGGCGTGACGGCAACCAGTTCACCGCGCTGATTTCCGCGCAGAAGGTCACCCTGGATGACAGCAGCACCCTGGTCGTGGCGGTACGCGATATCAGTGAGCTGAAGGACACTCAGCAACGCCTGAAACTCTCCGAAGATAAATTCGCCAAGGCCTTCCACGCCTCTCCCGACGGCCTGCTGATTACCCGTTTGAGCGACGGCCAGCTGCTGGACGTCAATGAAGGCTTCAGCCGTATCACCGGCTACAGCGTCAATGAAGCGACCGACAGCTCGACCCTGCAACTGGGCATCTGGGCCGACCCGGAAGACCGCACCCGGATGTTCGAACATGTGCAACAACACGGCTCAGTGCGCGACTTCCGCGCCCTGATTCGCACCCGCAACGGCTCGCTGCGCACCTGCGAGATGTCGGTGCAACCGATCCCCATCGAAGGCGACACCTGTATGCTGACCATCGCGCGCGACATTACCGAGCGCGAACAGATGCAGGAAAACCTCAAGCAGGCCGCCACCGTTTTCGAAAGCACCGCCGAAGGCGTGATGATCACCGACCTGCAGCAGCGCATCACCGCAGTCAACCGCGCCTTCACCACCATCACCGGCTACAGCGAAGCCGAAGCCCTCGGCCAGTCGCCACGCCTGCTCGCCTCAGGCAACCACGACAGTGCGTTCTACGCCGCCATGTGGCACAACCTCAGTGCCTCCGGGCACTGGCAAGGCGAGATATGGAACAAGCGCAAGAGCGGCGAACTCTACCCGGAGTGGCTAACCATCAGCGCCGTGCGCGACAGCGATCAGCAGATCACCCATTTTGTCGGCGTCTTCGCCGATATCAGCTCACTCAAGCACGCCCAGGCCAGCCTCGACCACCAGGCCCATCACGACCCGCTTACCGGCCTACCCAACCGCATGCTGTTCGAGGCCCGCCTGCGCGCCGCCCTCGAAGACGCGCACATCGACAAACGCATGGGCGCCGTCCTGTTTATCGACCTGGACCGCTTCAAACACATCAACGACAGCCTCGGCCACCCGGTCGGCGACGAACTACTCAAGAGCATTGCCGAACGCCTGAAAGCTCACCTGCGCGATATCGACACCGTGGCCCGCCTCGGCGGTGATGAATTCATCATCCTGCTGCCCGGCCTGCAACATAACGACGATGCCGAGCTAGTAGCGCACAAGCTGCTCGACTGCTTCAGCCTGCCCTTCCGGTTCGACGAACAGGAGCTGTTTATCAGCGCCAGCATCGGTATCAGCCGCTACCCGGATGACGGCGATGATGTCGCCACTCTGGTAAAAAATGCCGATGCCGCCATGTACCGCTCCAAGGCTCGCGGGCGTAACCGCGTCGAGCTGTACACCCGCGACCTGACCTTCCAAGCCACCGAACGCATGGCCCTGGAGCGCGAACTACGCCGCGCCATCGAACTGGAACAACTGCAGCTCTACTACCAACCCAAGCGCAGCCTCAGCAACAACCGCCTGATTGGCGCCGAGGCACTGGTGCGCTGGCATCACCCGTTATTCGGTGAAATCCCACCGGATCGCTTTATTCCCCTGGCCGAAGAAACCGGCCTGATCATCGCCCTTGGCGACTGGGTACTGCGCCAGGCCTGCTGGCAAATGCAGCAATGGCAACAACAGCACGCACCGTTCGGCCCGCTTTCGGTCAACCTGACCGGCGTGCAACTGCGCCAGCCGCACCTGCTGGTGCGCATCTCCAGCCTGCTGGAAGACCACAACCTGGCCCCGGAACTGCTGCAACTGGAAATCACCGAAAGCTTCATCATGAACCAGGCCGAAGAAGCCCTGAACCTGCTGCATCAACTAAAAGGCCTGGGCATCCAACTGGCCATCGACGACTTTGGCACCGGCTACTCCTCGCTCAGCTACCTCAAGCGCCTGCCGGTCGACACCCTGAAAATTGACCAATCCTTCGTGCGCGGCTTGCCCAATGACAGCAACGACGTCGCCATCGTGCGCGCCATCATCGCTCTCGGCCGCAGCATGCAACTGACCGTGATCGCCGAAGGGGTGGAAACCAAAGCCCAGGAACTGTTTCTCGCCACCGAAGGCTGCGAGCAAATCCAGGGCTTTGTCATCAGCCGCGCCATCCATGCGGACGCCTTCGCACAAAACTTCCTCACCCCGCGCCATTCGGTTGGCGCTGCCGAGAAGGCACCGGTATAA
- a CDS encoding helix-turn-helix domain-containing protein: MSYEKVLGEVVRDVRLRAGLTHEACAEVVNATHLRQIEKGLAAVRIDTLVALCGVLGVSPSQLLLVAEARSAGQAVEEHLSANNKQIRLLLEAGRFEPVTSKDAARGIRGQKADATRDETRRLQVEGLSKADIARQLGVTVRTVERYWVKPVTQK, translated from the coding sequence ATGAGCTACGAAAAGGTGTTGGGCGAGGTAGTCAGAGACGTGAGGCTTCGGGCTGGCCTCACGCATGAAGCTTGTGCTGAAGTCGTCAACGCTACCCACTTACGCCAGATCGAGAAGGGGCTGGCCGCGGTCAGAATTGACACGCTGGTAGCCCTATGTGGAGTGCTGGGTGTTTCACCAAGCCAATTGCTTTTGGTTGCTGAGGCGCGTTCGGCTGGTCAGGCGGTTGAGGAGCACCTTAGCGCGAACAACAAGCAAATTCGGTTGCTTCTGGAGGCGGGGCGTTTCGAGCCTGTCACCTCAAAAGATGCAGCGAGAGGAATTCGTGGCCAGAAGGCTGATGCGACCCGCGATGAGACTCGTCGATTGCAGGTTGAAGGCCTCTCGAAAGCTGATATCGCGCGTCAGTTAGGCGTCACGGTGAGGACAGTCGAGCGTTATTGGGTCAAGCCAGTCACTCAGAAGTGA